In Rhodococcus pseudokoreensis, the DNA window CAAACAGATCGCCAGCGCCTGCTCCGAGGGCAGAAGCCCCGAACCGACGTAGGTTCCACGACCCCAGCTATTACTCTAGTTGGCTGCCGATCGACCTGCTGCCCCTCCACCCCTTTAGGTGGGCGAGCACGCCTGCTTATTCGTATTTAACGCCCCAGCTCCGGCAATCGTTTCCCCTTCGCTGTACGCCTGGAGCGAACAGGTCCGGCGGTGCCCGGTGGGCATCCGGTCGACGGAGGCCGCCGGCCCACTCCGCGAAGGGGCGAGACCTGCGTATCCGGACAGGGTATGTCGACGAGCTGTGAGTTCGCCACCCATTCGTTTCCGCCGGTGTCCGCGGCGTTACCCAGCGGGTTGCCCAGGCCTCCCCCGGTAACTGGCGGCGTGATGGATCTCGCGGAGGGCTACCCCGCGACAGGGGCGACGAAACGGCACGGCACCTCGCGCGGATGGTCGCTGTCCAGCGCGTTCAGTACGAAACCGGCGGCGCGTGCCGAGCCGGCGACGGCGACGTGGTCGGAATAGTCCTGCTCACAGCCGTCCTGCACCACGATGTTGGTGGTGTCCGGCCCGGGCTCGAGGCCGCTCGTGTAGGGGACGACCAGTTCGTCGTAGCGGGTGACGATGTTCGTGTACTCGATCCCGGGGACGTAGACCCCGCCCGCGCGCATGCGGTCGATGAACTTCGACCCCTGAAGCATCTCGGGACACGCCTGGCAGACGGGGAAACCGGCCGCCACCGCGTCGTCGACGCCGAGCGAACGCAGGAACCGGCCGGCACTGATCTGATCGTTTCCGTACGTGCCCTGCCACGGCGGGGCGAGCGAGACGATCTTCGCGACCTTGTCCGCACCCCCGAAGAACTTCACGTAGTTGTTCGCCTGGACCGTGCCCTGGGAATGTCCCACCAGGTCGACCTTCGCGGCGCCCGTGCTCGCCAGCACCCGATCGACGAACGCGGCGATCTGAGCGGTGCCGGTGTCGATGGGTGTCATTCCGCCGATCGCGTCGAGCGGCCACGGCAGGCCGGGGAAGTTGCCGTAGGTGAGGGAGTACACGCAGTAGCCCTCGTTGGCGAGCAGCGGTGCGTACACCGCCCAGTTGGTCTGGCGCGCGCCTCCCGTCCCGTGGACGAGGACCACCGGTTCGGGATGCGCGTCACTCGGCCGGCAGGACCAGTCGTTCGAGCCCGGGGCCGAACCGTCCGGATTTCCCAATTCGAGGGGCACTCCGGCGAGGAACGAATCCGGCACCGGATAGGCAGGCGCTGCGGACGCCACCCCGGCCCACATCACGAAAGCCAGGAACAGAATCCCCGAAACGGACACGCAGCGGCGCACAGCTACCCCCAGACTCCCCGAATGTCGGATCAGAGCGGGACGGTAACAGTCCAGGTCGCGTTGCGGAGCGAATCAGTGAATTCTGTTCCCAGCTAACTTTCAGTTCGCCTTGTTGTAGGCCTCGATAATTTCGGCGGAGATACGGCCGCGCGCAGAAACCTTTTTGTTGTTCTTGCGCGCCCATTCCCGGATAGCGGCGCTCTGTTCCCGATCGACCGAAACTCGGGACTTGGCGACAGCCGGAGCCGCCACCGCTTTGCCGCGCTTGCGCGAGCTCACCTTGCGCGCGTGGGAAACCCACACGTCGAGCTGCTCACGCAATTTCGCCGCATTCTCCGAGGAAAGGTCGATCTCGTACTGAACACCGTCGAGTCCGAACTCGACCGTCTCGTCGGCAGACGCCTCTTGATCGACATCGTCGATCAGGGTGACAGTGACCTTCTTAGCCATGGGATGAAATTCCTCTCGAATGAAGCGACGTCTCATCGTCAACGTGAGCTACGACCCGAGGTAACCATACCCCTGTTCTTCCGATTCGGAATACGAGGAATGGATCGAATTTATCCGCGCGAATTCACCCCCGGCGAATCAGCGAGAAGAAGGCCGAACAATGGGAAAGAGGATTGTTTCGCGGATTCCCAATCCCGTCAAAGCCATGAGCAGACGGTCGATTCCCATTCCGGTTCCGGTGGTCGGCGGCATTCCCTGCTCCATTGCGGCGAGGAATTCTTCGTCGAGGGCCATCGCCTCGTCGTCGCCTGCCGACGCGAGCCGCGCCTGATCGACGAACCGCTCACGCTGGATGACCGGATCGACCAATTCCGAATAGCCCGTGGCCAACTCGAACCCACGGATGTAGAGGTCCCACTTCTCGGTCACCCCGGCCTTGCTGCGGTGGTCACGCGTCAGCGGTGACGTCTCGACCGGGAAATCGCGGACGAAAGTCGGCTCGAACAACTGGTCGCCGCACTGGTGCTCCCACAGTTCCTCGACCAGCTTCCCGTGCCCGTAACCCTTGTCCTTCGGGACTTCGAGGCCCACCTTCTCGGCGAGAGCCAGCAATTCCTCGACAGTGGTATCCGGAGTGACCTCGACACCGATCGCCTGCGACAGCGACGGATACATCTCGAGGGTCTTCCATTCACCGCTGAGGTCGTATTCGGTGCCGTCGGCAAGAGTGACGACCTGCGAACCGAAAGCGGCCTGCGCCACGTCCTGAACGAGTTCGCGGATCATGACGGCCGAATCGTCATATGTGCCGTAAGCCTCGTACGTCTCGAGCATCGCGAATTCCGGCGAGTGCGTCGAGTCGACGCCCTCGTTGCGGAAATTCCGGTTGATCTCGAAAACCTTCTCGATACCGCCGACGACGCACCGCTTCAGGAACAGTTCGGGGGCGATTCGGAGATAGAGGTCGATGTCGAGGGCATTGGAATGCGTGATGAAGGGGCGGGCCGCCGCGCCGCCCGCGACCGTCTGCAGCATCGGCGTCTCGACCTCGAGGAACCCGCGACGCTCGAGCGCGTTCCGGAGTTCACGAACCACGGCCACACGCTTACGCGCATTGTCCCGCGCCTCGGGGCGCACGATCAGATCGGCGTAACGCTGCCGGACCCGGGACTCCTCGTTCATTTCCTTGTGCGCAACGGGCAGGGGCCGGAGCGACTTGGACGCGATCTGCCACGAATCGGCCATCACGCTCAGCTCACCGCGACGGGAGCTGATCACCTCACCGTGCACGAACACGAAGTCACCGAGGTCGACATCGGCCTTCCACGACGCGAGCGCATCCTCACCGACGGCGGCGAGACTGATCATCGCCTGCAGCTGGGTTCCGTCGCCTTCCTGCAGCGTCGCGAAGCACAACTTGCCCGTGTTGCGCACGAAGATCACCCGGCCGACGACGCCGACCTGGTCACCCGTGGCGGTGTCGGGCTCGAGTTCCGGATACTTGGCGCGGATCTCCGCCAGCGAGTGGGTGCGCGCCACCGACACCGGGTACGCCTCGCGTCCCTCCGCGAGAATGCGCTCACGCTTCTCCTGGCGGATCCGAAGCTGCTCGGGGGTGTCGTCGACTGGCTGGGCTGCTACTTCACTCACGGGTCACCAGCCTAATCGACAGCCGGTCGTGCCCCTATTCAGAGGTCAGCGTTCCTCAGTGCGCCGAGACGGTGGCCAACTCCCGCACGCAGTGCTGCGTCGCGATGAGCGACCCCAGCAGACCCGCCGCCTTGATCGCCTTGTACCCGCCGACGAGGTCGGTCGCCTTGTGCAGACCCAGCTCCTGCAGGGCCGCCGCGGCCAGGCTCGACGTGTAGCCCTCGGAGCAGACGATGATCCACTCGACGTCGTGGTCCACGGCCAGCGCCAGGTGCGCCGAGCTGGTGGGATCGCAGCGCCACTCGAGGACGTTGCGTTCGATGGCGAGCGCGCCGGGCAGTGTCCCCTCGATCGCGCGCTGCGCCTGCGGTCGGATGTCCACGACGATCGCGCCGCGCGCCACTGCCTCGGGCAGCTCGAACGCGTACATCCGGTCGATCTTGGTGCGGGCCTCTTCGAGCATCTGGTCGATGTTCACTTCGAACCGCCCTCGGGGAGATCGGTGAGCTCGGTACGGGTACGGCGCAGCGTGCCGTGATCGGTCACCTCGTAGTAGGACATGGCCGACAGTGGCGGCGAGTAGGCGTGCACACTCAGCGTCGGCGTCACCACCTCCGCCCCGGGGGCGTCCGGCGCCCGCACCACGTCGTGGACCCAGCCGAGCGGGAACGAGGCCTGATCGCCGGCGTCGAGGGTGCGGTGACGCAGTTGGTCACCGGCCCAACGGAACTCGGACAGCGCGCCGCTGAGAACGGTGAGCGCACCGAAAGAGCCTGCGTGGTCGTGCAATTCGGTGTTCCGGTCGGGAACCCAGCTGATCAGCCAGACATCGACGTCGTCGTCCGAGTAGAGCCGGGTCGACCAGCGCTCGTCGATCGGCCAGCTCTGCGGGAGCAGGACGTCGTGGCGGCCGTCGAGGACCTCCGAAGCACCCTGATCGGTGATGCGCAGCAGGTCAGCCGGGCGAAGACGGGTGGGTACAGATGCAGAAGAATACGTTGCGAGCACGAGAGAGACTCCCAGAAGTGTGAATTGGTCAAGGCAGCGTTCAGCCTCGACAACACTCCTGAGCACTCGTGCAGAGATTCACGGGGACCATTCTGACATAACTTCCGCGAAGAGGGAACCCTTCACTCGAGCGGGCTGCGGCGCGCTCCCTTACGGGCCTGATTCCGCTCGTACACCAGGCGCAGCCCTTCGAGCGTGAGATCCGGTTCGTGCTCGTCGACGGTCTCCGTCTCGGGCATGATCAGCGGCGCACGGTCACCGGTCGCGATGACCACCACGTCGGAACCGGAGAAGGCGGGCAGTTCCTTGCGCACCCGGCGGACCAGTCCGTCGACGAGGCCGGCGAAGCCGAACACCGCGCCCGACTGCATGCATTCGACGGTGTTCTTGCCGACGACGGAGCGGGGCCGCACCAATTCGACCTTGCGCAGCGCCGCCGACTGCGACGCGAGTGCGTCCGAGGAGATCTCGAGACCGGGCGCGATGGCGCCGCCGAGGAACTCACCCTTCGCGGACACGACGTCGACGCACGTGGACGTCCCGAAGTCGACCACGATGCACGGCGCGTCGTAGAGGTGATGCGCCGCAAGACTGTTCACGATCCGGTCGGCGCCGACCTCCTTGGGGTTGTCGACGAGCAGCGGAACACCGGTTCGCACCCCGGGTTCCACCAGCACGTGCGGGACGTGCCCCCAGTAACGCGTCAGCATCACCCGGATCTCCCGCAGCACCGACGGCACCGTCGACAGCGCGGACACACCGGTGATCTGATCGGTGTGCGCGCCGAGGAGCCCACGGAAGATGAGCGCCAGTTCGTCGGCCGTCATCCTCGCGTCGGTGCGCATCCGCCAGTCCTGCACCAACTTCGAATGTTCACCGGTACCGGTGAACAGTCCGAGAACGATGTTCGTGTTCCGGACGTCGACGGTGAGGAGCACGGGTTACACCAAACTGGATTCGCGCTCGGCGTCGAGCGTCGACAGCATGCGCGGGGTGATCAGGCCGGAGCCCTCCGGCGCGTGCGCCGGGTCGGCACCGAGTTCGACCGGCGAGTTGGCGGCGTCGACGAACACGACGCGCGGCTCGTAGTCGCGCACCTCCTGCTCGTTCATGACGCCGTAGGCGATGAGAATGACGAGGTCGCCGGGCTTGACCAGATGCGCTGCCGCACCGTTGATCCCGATGACGCCACTTCCCCGCTCGCCGGCGATGACATACGTTTCGAGCCGCGCGCCGTTGTCGATGTCGACGATGCACACCTGCTCGCCCTCGAGGAGGTCGGCGGCATCCATCAGATCCTGGTCGACCGTCACCGAGCCCACGTAGTGCAGGTCGGCGTGCGTGACGGTGGCGCGATGGATCTTCGACTTCATCATGGTGCGAAACATGTTCCGGTCCTTACTCTTCTAGCGGGAAAGAAGTTCGTCTGTCACCGACGCGTCCGACGCCTCGGTGTCACGTTCGAGGAAACCGGTGCCGACGGCGACACCGACGTTGTCGATCAAGCGGGTGTTTCCCAGTTTGGCGGCGACGAGCAGCCGGCCGTCGCCTCGTTCGGGAGCCGGGCCGAGGTCGACGCCCCGCACCTCGAGGTAGTCGACCTCCACCTCGGGGGTGGACGCCAGCACCTCGCGCGCGGTGGCGAGGATCGCCTCGGCGCCGCCGGCCGCGGCGTGGGCACCCGCGATCAGGGCCGCGGACAACGTCGTCGCCGCGTTCCGCTGATCCTCGTCGAGGTAGCGGTTCCGCGAGGACAGCGCGAGTCCGTCGTGTTCACGAACCGTGGGCACCCCGAAGATGCGGACGTCGAAGTTCAGGTCGGTCACCATCTGCCGGATCAGCGTCAGCTGCTGGTAGTCCTTCTCGCCGAAGTACGCGACGTGCGGCGCGGCGATCTGCAGCAGCTTGGCGACGACGGTGAGCATGCCCGCGAAGTGCGTGGGCCTGGACGCGCCCTCCAGTTCCGCGCCGAGCGGTCCGGGATGGATCGTCGTCCGCGGACCGGCCGGGTACATGGTGGCCGCCGTCGGCACGAACGCCAGCTCGACTCCGGCCTCACGCAGCAGTTCGAGATCGGCGTCGACGGTGCGCGGGTAGGCATCGAGGTCTTCGCCGGCACCGAACTGCAACGGGTTGACGAAGATCGAGACGATCACCACCGCACCGGTGAGCTTGGCCTGCCGCACCAACTCCAGGTGACCCGTGTGGAGGGCTCCCATCGTGGGCACGAGCGCGACCTGGCGGCCGACGCCGCGCAGCGCCTTCGAGACCCGCGTCAGCACACTCGGGTCGTGGTGCACGGTCAGTTCGCCGCGCTTGTATCCGCCCTGCAGATCGCTCACGGGGCTCACCTCCGGTCTTCCAGGATGTCCAGCAGTTCAGATGTCGCGCCGGCGCGCTGCGCCGACCTCAGTGAGAGGGCCCGGTAGCCGGCCGCAATCCGCGGATCGACTTCCTCGAGGACGCGTAGATGTGTGGCCACCGCCTCGGAGTCACCCCGGGCGACGGGCCCCGTGAGCGCCGCGGGCCCGCGGCGCAGAGCATTGTCGAGCGCTGCGGACAGCAGCGGCTGGAGAACCCGTTCGGCCAAGCCGTTCGGATCGTCGCCGATCAACTCCTGGCCGAGCAGTTCCTGGCCCTCGAGCGCGACTCGCAGCGCGGCCACGGCGTCGACGACGAGCGTGACCAGGTGATTGCTGCCGTGAGCGAGAGCGGCGTGGTACAGCGGCCGCATGTCCTCGCGGACCCGCACCGGCTCACCGCCGATCTCCAGAACCAGCGACTGTGCGATCGCGTAGCCGATGTCGTCGGCGGCGGTGATACCGAAACAGGCGGACGCGAGACGGACCGTGTCCTCGTCGTGGCCGGTGAACGTCATCGCGGGGTGAATCGCGAGCGGAACGACACCCTGCTCGGTGAGGGGGGCGAGGATCCCGATGCCGTTCGCGCCGGACGTGTGGGCCACGATCGCGCGACCCGGCACGGCACCGGTGGAGGCCAGCCCCGCGATCAGCGACGGCAGTTCGGCGTCGGGGACGGCGAGAATGAGCAGTTCGGAGCGGGCCACGACCTCCGCGACCGGAAGAATCTCGGTCTCGGGAAGCCGGGTGCGTGCCCGATGCCGTGACGCGTCGGAGACGGCCGAGCAGGCGACGACGACGTGACCTGCCCGCTCCAACGCGGCACCGATTGCTGTTCCGACCCGGCCTGCGGAGACGATTCCTACCGTCAATCTCGCGGGCGCAGGGCCATTAGTGATCCCGAAAGAGGTCACCTTCGTCCTCTCGTTCGTTCCAGTCCCGCTCGGCGGGTACCAGACGTTCCACGGTGAGGATAGCCCGGCTCGAACGCACCCCGCCATGAGCAGGCGGAGTGATATATGCCTCACACCGTGCGGGTTGATCCTCGGGCGTGTCCGGGCCTATTCGGCCCGGCGACGCCTGCCGCCGGCGCTCTGGGACGCCCCCGACGCGGACTGCATGTTGGCCATGATCTCGGCGACGGACAGCCCGTTCGAGTGCGCACCCGAAGAGTCGTCCTCCTCGGCCGCCCGCCTGCGGCCCCGCCGTCCCTCGGCCTCCGGCTCGGCCGCCTCGGGCTCCGTGGGCTCGGGCTCCGTGGGCTCGGGTTCCGGCTCGACGACCGGCTGGGGCGCGACCTTCGCGACAGGGGCGGGCGCGGCGACAGGTGCGGGCGCGGCGACAGGTGCGGTCTTGGCGACTGGCTCCGGAGTGGGCTCCGGCTCCGGTTCGACCTCGATTTCGGGTTCGGTCCGTCCGGCGCCGACGGGCTCGACGATGGACGTCTCGGCCGTGACCGGATCGTCGTCCGGATTCGCGAAATGCGAGGACTGCGCGGAACCGCTCTGATGCCCGGCGCCCGCGGCGTGCCCCGCACCCGGGACGTACAGGCCCGACGCGGCCGGCTGATAGCTGCTGTACGAGCGGCCCGCGAGTTCCTGCACCCGCGTCGAATCCGCGCGCAGCGCGATCCGTTCGGTCGGCATCGCGCCGTCGAACAGTGCCTCGAGATTCTTGCGGAGCGACGAGAGTTCGGCGCGCAACGCGGCGAGTTCCTCTGCATCGGCGCGCACTTCGCTGCGCACCCGCTTCTCGACGGTGAGTTCGTATTCGCGCCGTGCCGAGATCTCCCGCTCGAGCTGCAACTCGTAGACGGTCTGCAGATCGCTGACCTTCGCCTTGTCGAGCGCCGACTCGCGCCGGTACTTCGTCATGGCGATGGCACCGACCGTGGCGGCCCAGAGCGCGGCCACCAGGCCCACCCGCAGGAGTTGGACGCTGTCGCTGAAGATCAGGAAGAGGGACGCGATCACCGCGAGGGCGAGCAAACCCGCAACGATCATCTGGCTCGCGCTGCGCCTGTTGCGGCGTGCAGACTTGAGGCGACCAGGATTCGTCATGGTGCCAAGGGTACTTGGCCGCGAAGGGTGCACCGCGCATTCCATCCGACCTGCGGCGATCCCCTGTGCCCTAATGCGCGGGCTCGTCCGAGGGGTCGTCGGGGGTGCGGCAGCAGTGTTCCAGCCACAGCGCGGCGCCGACGAGCGCCAGTGCCGCGACGAGACCGACCCACGCGCCGGGACTGTCCGAGCCGGCGGCGCGCAGCACCGACTGCTGCGGAAGCAGGTAGAGCAGGAAGCCTCCCCACACCCCGGCCGTCGCGGCGCCGACGAGTGCGGATGCCTTGGCCAGAGCGGCAACCCGGGCGGCGGTGATCGGGTGCAGCTGACGCGGCCCGTCGCCCACCTGATGGTTGCTGACCCGGGATCGCACCATGAACGCGAGCACGACCTCGATCAGCGCGACCGGATACAGCGACGCCCCCGCATACACGGGGATGGGCGGGAACGACCCGTAGAACACGCGTACCAGGATCCAGGTGGCGGCGAGGGCGAGCGCGGCGAGGAACAGCAGATCCCAGATGCGGGTGGGTTTCATCGTGCCCGTCGGTTCCGGCTTCATCGCGACCGCCGGTCCAGGGCGAGGTCCGTCCGGTGCACACCGGCCCGCTCTTCGTCGTCCAGCAGCGGCAGCAGTGCGTCCACTCGGGTCGACGTGCCGTCGACCGGCAGCACGGCGTCGGGTTCGACGTCCAGCCACGGAATCAGCACGAATGCACGTTCGTGCGCTCGCGGGTGCGGCAACGTCAGTTCCGGGTCGTCGCTGCGGATGTCGTCGCACGTGACGACGTCGACGTCGAGCGTGCGCGGACCCCACCGTTCGACCCGCACCCGGTCGGCGGCCGCCTCGAGTTCCTGCCCACGCCGCAGCCAGCCGTAGCCGTCGAGTGCGGGATCGTCGGCGACCAGGACCGCGTTGAGGAAGTCCTGCTGCTCGACCCCGCCCCACGGTGCCGTCGAATACACCGGGGAGACCGCGACGACCGCGTCACCCAGACCGTCGAGGACCGACTGCAGGTGGGCAAGGCTGTCGCCGACGTTCGAGCCGATCGACAGCACCGCGCGACTCATGGTCTCGACCTGTGCGCCACTACCGCGACGTCCGCGAAGGTCAGCGGGATCGGCGCGGACGGCTTGTGCAACACCACCTCGGTGCTCCGGACGCGGGGGTCGGTCATCACCCCGTCCGCGATCTCGGCGGCGACGGTCTCGATGAGGTCCCGGGAGGGGCCCGCGATGATCGCGGCCGCACGCTCGGCGAGGCCGCCGTAGTCCAAGGTGTCGTCGAGATCGTCCGACGCCGCGGCGGGCGCGAGGTCCATCCAGACGGTGATGTCGACGTAGAAGTCCTGACCGTCCTGCTTCTCGTGGTCGAAGACACCGTGATTGCCGCGAACCTTCAATCCGCGCAACTCGATTCGATCACTCACGTCCGGCTGCACCCCTCGTCCAGGCCTCGGCGACCGCGATGGCGTCGAGGGAGGCCTGCGCGTCGTGCACGCGCACTCCCCACGCTCCGTGGGTCGCGGCGAGGGCCGACACGACGGCGGTCGCGGTCTCCCGGCCGGCGGGGGGTCGGGGTTCACCGTCCGCATCCGCGAGCAGCGAACCCAGGAACCGCTTGCGGGAGGCGCCGACGAGGACTGGGAAGCCCAGCTCGTTGAACTCGGGCAGCGCCTTCAGCAGCGCCCAGTTGTGATCGGAGTTCTTCGCGAAACCGAGACCCGGATCCAGCACCAGCGAGCCCGGATCCACGCCGGCCTTCACGGCCAGGTCGACCTGCGTCATCAGTTCGTCCCGGACCTCGCGGACCACGTCGTCGTAGTGGTCGGCGGTGCCGCGGTGCACGTAGTCGCCGGCCGAACGCCAATGCATCAGGATCCACGGAACTCCGGCGTCCGCGACCACCGAGGCCATCGCCGCATCGGCCCGGCCACCGGCCACGTCGTTGATGATCGACGCGCCCGCGCCGATCGCGGCCTCCGCGACGGACGCCCGCATCGTGTCGACGCTGACGCAGATGCCCTCGGCGACCAGGTCCGCGATGACGGGGGCGACCCGTCCGGCCTCGACGTCGGGATCGACCCGCGCCGCGCCCGGCCGGGTGGACTCGCCGCCGACGTCGACGATGTCGACGCCGAGACGCTTCAACGCGAGACCGCGTTCGAGCGCCGCGTCACGATCGAGGAAGCGTCCGCCGTCGGAGAAGGAATCGGTGGTGACGTTCAGAATCCCCATCACCACGGTGCGGCCCGGTGAGGGCAGCTCGATCACGGTCACTTCCGCAGAATAAGGTCCAGAGCCTCGGAACGTGAGGCCGCGCTGGACTGGAGCAGACCACGCACCGCGGAGGTGGTGGTACTCGCACCAGGCTTGCGGATCCCCCGCATCGCCATGCACAGGTGCTCGGCCTCGATGACCACGATCGCACCGCGCGGATCGAGCTTGCGCATGACGGCGTCGGCGATCTGACTGGTCAGACGCTCCTGGACCTGCGGGCGCTTCGCATACAGGTCGACGACGCGGGCCAGCTTCGACAGACCGGTCACCTTGCCCGTCCGGCCGGGGATGTACCCGACGTGCGCGACCCCGTGGAACGACACGAGGTGGTGCTCACACGTGGAGTACAGCGGAATGTCGCGGACCAGCACCAGCTCCTGGTGACCCTCGTCGAACGTCGTGTTCAACACGGTGTCCGGGTCGGTGTACAGGCCCGCGAAGACCTCGCGGTACGACCGCGCCACGCGGGCGGGCGTATCGCGGAGTCCGGGACGATCCGGGTCTTCACCGATCGCGATCAGCAGTTCCCGCACCGCAGCCTCGGCACGCGGCTGATCGAACACCCGGCCTGTCTCGAGTGCCACGGGCTCACTACCGAGATGATTCACCGACAACCGAAACTCCTCCAGTACCGGGACCGATCGTCCCGAAGCAACAGCCTAGTGTCGGGCGGATCAGTTCGATCCGTCCGGTCCTTTCCAGGCCCTCGTCTGCGCATCGTCGTCCCCGGTGCCCCGCTGCTCGTGCGGCGGATTCCACTGGTTCCCCGGACCCTGGTCGGTCCCGGGACCCTGGTTTCCGGGGTACTGCCCCTCCGGGCTCTGGTTGCCCGGATCGCGGGGCG includes these proteins:
- the folP gene encoding dihydropteroate synthase; protein product: MTVIELPSPGRTVVMGILNVTTDSFSDGGRFLDRDAALERGLALKRLGVDIVDVGGESTRPGAARVDPDVEAGRVAPVIADLVAEGICVSVDTMRASVAEAAIGAGASIINDVAGGRADAAMASVVADAGVPWILMHWRSAGDYVHRGTADHYDDVVREVRDELMTQVDLAVKAGVDPGSLVLDPGLGFAKNSDHNWALLKALPEFNELGFPVLVGASRKRFLGSLLADADGEPRPPAGRETATAVVSALAATHGAWGVRVHDAQASLDAIAVAEAWTRGAAGRE
- the folE gene encoding GTP cyclohydrolase I FolE, whose protein sequence is MSVNHLGSEPVALETGRVFDQPRAEAAVRELLIAIGEDPDRPGLRDTPARVARSYREVFAGLYTDPDTVLNTTFDEGHQELVLVRDIPLYSTCEHHLVSFHGVAHVGYIPGRTGKVTGLSKLARVVDLYAKRPQVQERLTSQIADAVMRKLDPRGAIVVIEAEHLCMAMRGIRKPGASTTTSAVRGLLQSSAASRSEALDLILRK